The Salvia miltiorrhiza cultivar Shanhuang (shh) chromosome 2, IMPLAD_Smil_shh, whole genome shotgun sequence DNA window TTCAGTGCTGGTCACTGGACTTCCTTCTTCTGCTTCTTGGCAAGACTTGAAGGTAATGTTtgctttttctttctcttttgtcTATCATTGTGTATCGACTCTCTCCTATAATTACAATTTACAAGTGTATATGCTAATGCTAGTATCTTATTTGCTGCTTATGATCTTAGGATCACATGCGTCGAGCTGGAGATGTTTGTTTCTCTCAAGTTTACCGTGATCGTGATGGTGAGAAATTATCTCTTCTAAAACTACTAGCTTTGCAGAACATGGGTTAAATGTTGCCAGATAAAAGTCATAACTTATGTGGTTGTGCTGGTGATGTGTACCTATATATTATAATGTATTCAGGCATGCGTGGAGTTGTTGACTATGCAAACTATGATGACATGAAATATGCGGTGGGTCtaataacatctctgtttactTGCTCattttggtaatttttttaatcttcttCCCCCTTTATCTTTGCGGCCTATCTTTGTGATCTGTTGGTTTTCTTGTGTAGATAAGGAAGCTTGATGATTCTCTCTTCCGCAACCAATTTTCAAGGGCATATATAAGGGTGCGTTTGAAGAAGCTTCAGTTATGATTTTCTTTGCCGTTACTGATGCATCTTAACGTCTAGGTGGAGGAGTATGACAGGAGACGTAGTTACTCCAGGAGTCCTAGTAAGAGTCCTTACTCAAGAAGCAGAAGCATCTCTCGCAGCCCTGATTATCGGGACCGGAGTAGAAGGTTACTCTCTTTCATAATTTTGACATGTTATTTTGTACCCAAGTATTTATCTTTGCCTCCTAAATTTACCGTGCAGTGCTTCTCCAAGGATGAAAGGTTCTCATCGAGTTATGTCTAGATCTCGTTCAAGGTCTGTTGCATCCAAGTCAGAATCTGGGTCTCCTCGCTCTGTATCAAGGTATTGACTCATTTTGTAAGAGTCCAATTTAGCCTTTCTCCGCCAATACATAAGAATTGGTATCAACATGATGGATGTGAAATCAAATTAGTGTACAAATAGCTGGTTGATCAGACAAAAGGGGAGCGCTTTGATTATCTGTTTATAGAATATATGTAGCTACTACACAGATTGTAGATCATTTATATCAATAAGACAGTCAATTACACTGAGATGAATCAACTTCCTCCGTCCTGTAAGAGTGTATCACATTTTCCATTCGtccgtcccataagagtgtatGACTTCCATTTTAGTACATGGCCCCACTTTATCTTTTTAactacaaccactcatttctacaTAACCCCACAATCAATTCAACCATAACCACTGATTTCCACTCAACACATTATCTaccaactttttcttaaaacaacGTCATCCCATatgtgatacactcttacgggacagagggagtatctcTTTTTTACTTCCAAACCATCTATCTTTTTGGAAGAAAACactgaaaagaaataaaagaactccTGATGAGTGGGAAGTTTATGAGAAAATGGGTTTtattaattattggtttgattgttGTTCAGTTTGGGGAGTTGAATTTAGATTTTTGTTTACATGTCTTTGCGATTTCCTCCCCGTCTGGTTCCATTGTGGTTCCAATCTTTTGAACTCAATGAAGAGGGTTTTGGTTAAAACGATATGTAGGGTTTAAGGATATGGTACTATGATTATGAAGACTGCCTTTTTGTTTCTAGATTTGGCTTTTCGTGGCGATCTGGGATTGCATGTTAGGGACTTGATGGCTTACGGTGCTCAGTTTCTTGCGACTCATTTCTTTCTGGCAATAAGCTGCAAGTTGATGAGCACCCGCAGCGAAACCCAGATGGTAAATTTCATTTTAGTATGCTATATTAACAAAAGCTGTGAGGAAAACTAAGTTGATGGATGAAATCTGGATTGCGTCCAGAACTTGACCTATTTGAGCTCGCGTTAGTTTTCTAGGTTGATGTGCATTAAATGGAAGTTGGATCAATGGGTAGAATTATTATCTAGATTTTCCTATTAGCATAAAGTAGGTGCTTCAGGATGGGGTAGTCTGTTCACTTATAAACTAGGGTGTGATGTTACGGCGCATGCTCAGTCAGGTGACATCTAAATACTTCCATATTACCTCACATTTTGAATGTGATAAATGCTTTTTGCTTGAGTTGAGGTTTAAAATGTTTCTCTCTGAAGTTTTGAATTTACCGTTCATAAAAATTGCAGATCCCCAAGGAAATCTAGTCCTGCAGCGTCACCCCCAGTACGTATAATTTCTACCACCTCATCATCTTTGTAATACAAAACCTTGAATAATTTTTCCCAACCCCCAAGCATCCCCAGCAAGATAGTTACTGGGAATGATCAATCATGGTTAGTATCCTTTTACTAACTTTTGATGGTGCAGCCCCATCAATCCGGGCATGGAAGTGCCAGTATGAGCCGGAGCCGGAGCCTCAGCAGGAGCATATCGAGATCAAGATCTAGATCGGTATCCTAATTTCCCCCGGATCAGTGTCTTTTTCGTCAGTTTGTGAATTATTGTGATCGTGTGTTAATTTTGTGGTTGGCAGGTGCATCCTGGTTGAACTGCATTTGTGGGGTAATGAATTTTGTATAGTTTTGTCAATGACTGGCAGCCGAATGTGTCTAGTTTTATCAAACAATGACTTGAAATGTGATGTTATTTATATCTTTAGCTACAATCGGATTGATTTGGTTCAGTCAGATTAATGGCGAAAATAGGCCTACCAGTAGTTCTATGACTCAAACAATGATTATATTTACCTTTTTTCATCCAAACTCTTCTGTCAACTTTTATCTCTTATGAAGTTTGTGATTCTTGACACAAGTTGATTGTGAAAATCCCAAATGATTTTAAGTGTCGAGAAACATGTGTTATTTACCTCAACGGCATAGAAACAAGAGGAAGCAAACTCCATCACACAAACTTGTGCAGTGCCGCACCCATCATAGTTTTAGACATTATAGACCGACTGTAGTAGCTCAAGCATATACGATTTAGGTTCTCAGTTTTCAGTTGTGAGCCACAGGCATCAGAGTTTCATGGCAACCATGATAATGCGATATCACGCTTAGGTTCGATTTTGAGATGGCATCCTCTCAGACCCATGCCTCTGCCGGAAATTGCTTGGTCTAACACCGGGATCGGACCCACCGGCTGAAGGGTGGTGGAAAGGCGCCCATATTGAATCCCTGTCAACCTGGTTCAAAGGAAAGCCGGCCTGCTGCTCGCGGTGGTCGCGCTCCCAACCGTGAAAGTGGTCGCGCTCGGCATCTTGAAAACTTCTTCCGGATGGGTTCGACGAAAAGAAGTAAAATCCACCAGAGTGATCCGATGATGAGGCAACTTGAGGCAAACCCCTATGGCTGCCGGATCTTCGTCCGCTGGAAACAAGAGAGGCGCGTGCCACTGGTGCACTACTGGATTGCTGGAAATACGCTTGAACGGGAGGAGGACGGTCACGGGGCCGAGCAACTGGACCGGGGTAAGGTGGAAGCACTGATGAAGTGATAGAGCTGGGAGCTCTACTAGCGGAGCTGTTACAAAACATgccaataaaatttcaaatagcATAAGCTGAGTTAACAAATTGATAAGAAATCCCAAGTTGataccaaaataaaaaaattgatgaataaCTAACCTGTGACCAACAATGAAAGGATGCATGCCAGGTCTTGGAATATCAGAATTCCTAGCTGTCCTCTGAGTGACAGATGGAATAGGTGGTAGATCTGCACTACCAATTCGGTTGCTTGCGGCGAAATGAGAAGAGTGATCCCAATTGTTGTGATAATGGGCATCCATTGAAGGGAAAGCATACGAGTTCGGTACTTCACTTGGAGCAGACAGCCCACTCCAGTGATTACTAAAACTAGACCCATCAGATACATTCCCACTTGATGTGGAAGAAGATGGATGAATTGGCCCAAAATATGCAATATACGGACAAGGATGAGATGTAGAGGAGACGGGTGTATGTTCCGCAAAGATAGCATGATGTCCGAGAAGGTCATGATCTACAAAACAAATCAGCATCCTATTATTACAAACTTCAAAGTAAGCCTTAACAGAATAACAGTTACTTGAGGAATGAAATCTTACACGCACTTGATGGGAATTCTCCTTCACtgcaaataaaaacaaataaccAAAGCCTTGTTAGCTAAGTAGCTACACAGAAAAAGATTACAGATGAACTGACAGCCAACAAATGTAACATTAATGAAAAAGAGATGCAAAAGGTCAAAAATCCACAGAAAAATTGAGATTGAATAGTCTCTAGCATCTGCCATAATACTGGCACAATTTATTTGGATTGACAAGAATGAAGAAATGTTTAGTACGTCTGCAATGACATATTAAGATTATACATATCAGCATGTTCTAATTGTAGATAAATATTCCAACTACATGAGAAAGGGAGAACCATACTATATGCAATAGTAGGTGTGTTTAATATATGAAGATTTCCAGAACCTTTTTAAAATGCAGAACATATATAGCTGGCAGAAAATCGGCTGAAGGAAATTCTGCGAACACAAGCCTAACTGAAATAGATATAATTCACTAAAGGTTTCATAAAATCTAGTGCAGGCACAAATGTCACTCAAAAGATATGGTTATTCCAGCCACTAGTGATTTTAACATAGCAAAAGTTCATCATTCTCATAGCCAACAACCAACATGCTCTTTCAGGAACTATAAAATCATATTCCCGACTCCATAAAATCCAGTTATAGTACACTCATGTGCTACCAGTTCCCAGCTAGAACAAATAGCATAGATAACAAACATTCAAAAGAAAATGGAATCTAAAAGTGGTTAAAAAGGGGTACCACCTGTACTTGAACACCAAAAATAGACATACTTCAAAAGTTGAGAATTGTCAACAATTAACTCATAAGGTTAGAAGAGGCTTACTCAAAAGATGATGGAAGCCTAGTCAAACCACTGAAAGGACACCAGTGAACTCCAAACGACTGCTGAATCAAAGAAAACAAGATTACTTAAATATAAATTCTAAATCTGAATTTAAGACTAATCACTGTGGAGAACAAGTAAAAGTGGACAAAGGATAGAACTCAAATACACCACCACCATATTTTACAAGTCGCATAATCCAGCAAATTAGCACATTCAAATAATCCAAAAACATGCAAGAAGTTGATGGCATGCAACAATGTAATCATAGAGCTGATTACATGCAAAAACATATTCATAGAGATGATGAAACTAAAGAAGTATATCGCCCGTGATAGCACAGAGATAAAAAGCTCCAGACTATGCTACTTGAGATTCAAAGGGCTGAGCATTTACTTGACGAAGGACAATAAATGATAATTCGCAacagcaaatatatatatatatatatatatataccctcACAATCATAAATCAAATTCCGAAAATTACCATTTCAGAATAACTTAGATCGTACAGATCCTCATCATGTGCCAAATCATCCATGCTAAACTCAGGCAACTGACGACCACCATTTGCATAAAGCCATTGTCCTTTCTCAATTTTCCGGCAGTTAGGGCACTGCATTGCCCCCTTTATGTTAAATGCTGAACCTATGCAATCTGCCAGATCACACACAATGAAATGAATATCAGCGGCGACATTCTGATTTTTGAAACACTCATCAATCTGAGTGTACATCTCATGCTTCACATGAGACTAGGAATAGGtgccacacacacacacacactcacaaagggagagagagagagagaggatgcaaTGAGTTAAAAGAACCATTATTGTTGAAAAATGTTTTCAAAAGATGAAGTAAAAATGAAAGTGAGGCATGAAGCTTGTAGCAATCACAAGTAAGGAAATCAGAGCGGCCAGCAAGCACCTGAATTGTTTCCTGATCCGAAAAAACTCattaaaatcatataaataCAGGAGCTTCTCATGCTTTACCAAGCAACAGTTTAGAAGTATCTCCATTATTCTAAATTTTAGGCTACATTAATTAGAAGAGGACAAACAGGAATGACCATTTTCTATAATGTTCTGAAAGATGTCATACTGATGATATCAGGCAATATAATCATAAGTCTTACAAGGAAAATTACCCAAATAGTATAATAACGTAAGCTAGTGGTATTGTCAATTTACTACAATGTACATTATTGTTCAAATAGGTGTTTCAAACGAAATGAAAAACTTGTTTGGCGATAATCAAAAATATCTATATAAGGCATTTCATAACAAAATTTCTTTACAAATACTCGAAAAGAATGATaggtagaaaaataaaataaccaagATTTCCTATTACTTATTCTTTGTTTGCTAAGGCCGTTTACAGCAATTATTTATCTCTATCTCTGTTCCATTGTCTAATCTAAATCCAAAATAGAGATTTTTCTCTATTTCATAGAAAACAAAGGTAAGACTTCAAGAGAAGGATTTATGCCTTAATCTTCGTAATAGGCAGATTCGTAGGAACAGCGTAAACCTTGCATCATATTCAATAATTTCGAGATCCAGCAATTGAACTGCATTACTTTAAACTCTCTATTACCATCATCACTCCATAGAGAAAGATTTAGTGTAGTCATCGGTATATACACACTTCAGTCACACCAAAACATATTAGTACATCCTAACCACCACTCTTCTTCGTAGACTATTAGTGATTAGTAGACAAATGAACATATAACGAATCATCCACCACCACGATCACTCCAATCCACAAGATGCCAATAATcatcaattataatataaatcAATGAATAACACCATTATTCATCGGGGAGAGCCTTAGAATGAAAGGTACATTCAGGTGTCTCTGTATTACTTCGATAAATCTGAAATGCTAAATTACACCATGCAGTGGATTTCTACACAGCCCCAATTCTCTCTGCCTGATGCCAAGTAAGCTTTGTTTTTCAATTCAATATGTCATCGTCACGGCTAGTTTTCGGTCTATCCGAAGAACTGAAATTCACATGAGAACTTGACTGCCCAGTTCCTAAAACAGGTCAGCTAAACCCATGAAAGTAAACCCATCAAAGAATACTCCAAACTAACTGCATAATTATGTGCTCCTTTTTCCAAATTTCTAATATCAGCATCTTCTAAGATGATTTTCTCACCTAAACTAAATTAGAAATCAAGCGCTCTCCCAAAAATTATTTACACCAAAAAGCTAggggaaaaaagaagaaattcaACAGTTGTAATGGAGTCAGGCAGATAAAAAGCGGTCAGATCTTAATCATCACGGAGCAAATTGCAAAATTCATCACCCACCGAGATGAAATTGATGGCCGCATTGAAGCTTCGCCCAAGATCTATCTCCGGCATCCGTCACCACATCCAAGCAAATCGAGCACGGCACTGCTGCGGCTGACGCCTTtcctcctccgccgccaccATCCCCGTCGTCGAGAAGATCCGCATCGCCCAACCCCataatttgatatattataaTCCGAAATTCGCAGAAAACACACCACTCTAATTCGATCTAGCAATCAACTGCTATCgctagcaattttttttttgttgaaattaGATGAAGTTTGAACCAACTTATTAACGAATTCAGATGAAAATTAGATAGGAATTTGGAACAGGTTGTGAGACGTAAAGGAGATGAGGAGAAATTGTGAACCactttattttatgttttcttCTTTGTTTCAATATTGTCGTAATATTTATCCCGTTAAATTTGGGAGTGACATACTTTTGTCTGTTTCGCGTTGTAAGAAAATGAATGAGGTCAATAAGCTCGGCGCTTTTACCAAACACACTAATTCTGTTGCCTCATAACTTCAcctaatattttgttatgtcaaCTCAATAAATTTTGCTTATTTCACTTGGAATTTAAAGTCATAGTCATAGAAACtacttatattaaaaaaaatagaaattaaattattaaaaaaaaatcttaaagtTTGTGAAAAAATTATTCCTCGGTCTCATTTACCATGGTCATTGCCATTTTAGATTGTGCCATTTCACGAAAAATTATGGACACCACCActctctattatttttattctttgattcatcttcttcttaataatcgtgctaaaaaataaataatcatacCTAATGGGATGGTGGAAATACTAGACAAGTCATAAAAGTTTGTGAAAGTTAGGAGTGTGCACAGAACTTTTAGTCTTTTTATTCCATTTATAGTTGTTGAATACTTGAATGGATTGTCTAATTGTTGGATATGttgaattatattttataatataaatttagtatttatttgataatttgaCCAATATTATATTGTTTTCATCCCATTTGGCTTCTCATATTTTTTCATTACGTACAGTATAATTTAACATATCTCCTTTTTGAATAACTACACTATAGTCGCCTAGTACTAGAAAATTTGGTTTCAATTTACTCCCTTCGTTCACAAAGATTGTGTGCTTATTACTATattcatccgtccacaaagattgtgtgtgtttttttttaaattttttttatactttaaacctcattcatactcaatatttacaaaatattcaCTCTTTACTTTTACCATTTAGTGGGCCCAATACTATCATTTAACATTAAAATcatatcttttaattttttattaaaacacgtaccctccactccaccacacactctttgtggacggatgaagtatcaTTTTATGTGTGTGGTGGGGGGGGGGAGGCTCACTTCATTTATAAACACTAAcccaaaatataatatattattctcAATACATCAACTTATTTCCATGTCACATATGATCCACCACTTTTATCTCTCTTTTTTCACTCATAATATATCCAactacttttattaaaactcggaCCACTTTCTCttaagattaattatttttatagttATATATGTGTGAAATTAATGATCAAGATCtcaaaaatatactccctccgttccatggATGTCCCAtaaagatagtccacttttttaattaatactatataaaaatattttttatactaaattaaccttatttaatatacttcacttaaatgtgaaaatgatgtgtgaaaataataaataagggtataaaagataaaaacataaagattaaatacattttcttaa harbors:
- the LOC131009073 gene encoding serine/arginine-rich splicing factor SR30 yields the protein MGRSSRTIYVGNLPGDVRQSEVEDIFYKYGPIVDIDLKMPPRPPGYAFVEFGSSRDADDAIRGRDGYDFDGCRLRVELAHGGRGSSSYDRHSSYTSGSSRGGVSKRSDYRVLVTGLPSSASWQDLKDHMRRAGDVCFSQVYRDRDGMRGVVDYANYDDMKYAIRKLDDSLFRNQFSRAYIRVEEYDRRRSYSRSPSKSPYSRSRSISRSPDYRDRSRSASPRMKGSHRVMSRSRSRSVASKSESGSPRSVSRSPRKSSPAASPPPHQSGHGSASMSRSRSLSRSISRSRSRSVHPG
- the LOC131009072 gene encoding E3 ubiquitin-protein ligase IPI1-like isoform X3, which encodes MGLGDADLLDDGDGGGGGGKASAAAVPCSICLDVVTDAGDRSWAKLQCGHQFHLDCIGSAFNIKGAMQCPNCRKIEKGQWLYANGGRQLPEFSMDDLAHDEDLYDLSYSEMQSFGVHWCPFSGLTRLPSSFDEGEFPSNHDLLGHHAIFAEHTPVSSTSHPCPYIAYFGPIHPSSSTSSGNVSDGSSFSNHWSGLSAPSEVPNSYAFPSMDAHYHNNWDHSSHFAASNRIGSADLPPIPSVTQRTARNSDIPRPGMHPFIVGHSSASRAPSSITSSVLPPYPGPVARPRDRPPPVQAYFQQSSSAPVARASLVSSGRRSGSHRGLPQVASSSDHSGGFYFFSSNPSGRSFQDAERDHFHGWERDHREQQAGFPLNQVDRDSIWAPFHHPSAGGSDPGVRPSNFRQRHGSERMPSQNRT
- the LOC131009072 gene encoding E3 ubiquitin-protein ligase IPI1-like isoform X2, with product MGLGDADLLDDGDGGGGGGKASAAAVPCSICLDVVTDAGDRSWAKLQCGHQFHLDCIGSAFNIKGAMQCPNCRKIEKGQWLYANGGRQLPEFSMDDLAHDEDLYDLSYSEMSFGVHWCPFSGLTRLPSSFDEGEFPSSAYHDLLGHHAIFAEHTPVSSTSHPCPYIAYFGPIHPSSSTSSGNVSDGSSFSNHWSGLSAPSEVPNSYAFPSMDAHYHNNWDHSSHFAASNRIGSADLPPIPSVTQRTARNSDIPRPGMHPFIVGHSSASRAPSSITSSVLPPYPGPVARPRDRPPPVQAYFQQSSSAPVARASLVSSGRRSGSHRGLPQVASSSDHSGGFYFFSSNPSGRSFQDAERDHFHGWERDHREQQAGFPLNQVDRDSIWAPFHHPSAGGSDPGVRPSNFRQRHGSERMPSQNRT
- the LOC131009072 gene encoding E3 ubiquitin-protein ligase IPI1-like isoform X4; amino-acid sequence: MGLGDADLLDDGDGGGGGGKASAAAVPCSICLDVVTDAGDRSWAKLQCGHQFHLDCIGSAFNIKGAMQCPNCRKIEKGQWLYANGGRQLPEFSMDDLAHDEDLYDLSYSEMSFGVHWCPFSGLTRLPSSFDEGEFPSNHDLLGHHAIFAEHTPVSSTSHPCPYIAYFGPIHPSSSTSSGNVSDGSSFSNHWSGLSAPSEVPNSYAFPSMDAHYHNNWDHSSHFAASNRIGSADLPPIPSVTQRTARNSDIPRPGMHPFIVGHSSASRAPSSITSSVLPPYPGPVARPRDRPPPVQAYFQQSSSAPVARASLVSSGRRSGSHRGLPQVASSSDHSGGFYFFSSNPSGRSFQDAERDHFHGWERDHREQQAGFPLNQVDRDSIWAPFHHPSAGGSDPGVRPSNFRQRHGSERMPSQNRT
- the LOC131009072 gene encoding E3 ubiquitin-protein ligase IPI1-like isoform X1; translation: MGLGDADLLDDGDGGGGGGKASAAAVPCSICLDVVTDAGDRSWAKLQCGHQFHLDCIGSAFNIKGAMQCPNCRKIEKGQWLYANGGRQLPEFSMDDLAHDEDLYDLSYSEMQSFGVHWCPFSGLTRLPSSFDEGEFPSSAYHDLLGHHAIFAEHTPVSSTSHPCPYIAYFGPIHPSSSTSSGNVSDGSSFSNHWSGLSAPSEVPNSYAFPSMDAHYHNNWDHSSHFAASNRIGSADLPPIPSVTQRTARNSDIPRPGMHPFIVGHSSASRAPSSITSSVLPPYPGPVARPRDRPPPVQAYFQQSSSAPVARASLVSSGRRSGSHRGLPQVASSSDHSGGFYFFSSNPSGRSFQDAERDHFHGWERDHREQQAGFPLNQVDRDSIWAPFHHPSAGGSDPGVRPSNFRQRHGSERMPSQNRT